The following are from one region of the Arachis duranensis cultivar V14167 chromosome 10, aradu.V14167.gnm2.J7QH, whole genome shotgun sequence genome:
- the LOC107469965 gene encoding uncharacterized protein LOC107469965, translating to MKSIERQVGQLAKQAERPTNVLPSDTIPNPREECKALQLRSGTVVGESSNKEAIKPKEQDTVEVHVERQDEEKALTSNKGKEVVKPQSNPPRQRSNRDINGSVNPQQENKNEGVKAYVPKLPYPTRIHKGAKDQQFPRFLEIFKKLEINIPLAEALEQMPLYANFLIPCTIGSMAVDKSLCDLVIGSMAVDKSLCDLGASINLMPLTMMKKMMIEELKPTRMSLQLADRSIKISNGVVENLLVKVGNFIFPADFVVLDMDEEGNNSVILGRPFLATARTIIDVEKGEMIFRVHDEQMTINVFKAMQHPVEKENCMRIDVVDSLVEEVLDRWGRFFG from the exons ATGAAGAGTATTGAGCGACAAGTGGGACAATTAGCCAAACAAGCTGAACGACCAACCAATGTTCTCCCAAGTGATACAATACCCAACCCGAGAGAGGAATGTAAAGCTCTGCAGTTGAGGAGTGGCACGGTAGTTGGAGAAAGTTCGAATAAAGAAGCAATAAAACCCAAAGAGCAAGACACAGTGGAAGTACATGTGGAAAGGCAAGATGAAGAAAAGGCTTTAACATCtaacaaaggcaaagaagttgtcAAGCCACAAAGCAACCCACCTAGACAAAGAAGCAACCGTGATATCAATGGGAGTGTGAATCCacaacaagaaaacaaaaatgaaggGGTAAAAGCCTATGTACCCAAGCTTCCATACCCAACCAGGATACACAAAGGAGCAAAGGACCAACAATTCCCAAGGTTcttagaaatcttcaagaaacttgAAATCAACATCCCATTGGCAGAAGCTCTGGAACAGATGCCattatatgcaaa CTTCCTCATACCCTGCACGATTGGGAGCATGGCCGTTGACAAGTCACTTTGTGATCTGGTGATTGGGAGCATGGCTGTTGACAAGTCACTTTGTGATCTGGGAGCAAGCATTAACTTAATGCCCCTTACCAtgatgaagaaaatgatgattGAAGAGCTTAAACCCACAAGGATGTCACTCCAACTTGCTGACAGATCCATCAAAATATCAAATGGAGTAGTTGAGAACCTCTTGGTGAAGGTGGGAAACTTCATATTCCCAGCTGATTTTGTGGTCCTAGACATGGATGAAGAGGGAAACAACTCAGTCattcttggtagaccctttttggcTACAGCTAGAACAATCATTGATGTGGAAAAGGGAGAGATGATTTtcagagtgcatgatgagcaaatGACCATAAATGTCTTCAAAGCAATGCAACACCCAGTTGAGAAAGAAAATTGCATGAGGATTGATGTAGTAGACTCTTTGGTTGAAGAAGTGCTTGACAGATGGGGTAGATTCTTTGGTTGA